The Microlunatus antarcticus genome window below encodes:
- a CDS encoding N,N-dimethylformamidase beta subunit family domain-containing protein codes for MEGYADQSSVAAGHEVQLFVSTSAGRWRATAYRMGWYGGKQGASVWHSGWQRGREQARPRTSGKTLTVKAGWKRSLSVPTAGWRPGSYLIRLEVAHHASYVPLTVRSPSTRGRLVLLAPDTTWQAYNDWGGRNLYWGPTGKSDSAHRSRAVTFDRPYAYGQGAGEFLARMLPVVTLAERLRLPLAYADDIDLERDPHLLDGATGVVSMGHDEYYSVKMRANLTAARDAGTNLAFLGANAVFRRIRLQSTDLGRYRLEVNYKDPAEDPVSRKHPRQTTADWPANPSPDPESSLVGESYACFPGAGALVVLDPSSWLLAGTGLKQGDTIPDVLGPEFDTVVPGMPAPHPLDVVLRSPVYCGPYTHADATYYSAKSGAGVFDAGTMSWVVGLTGSRGERTQHLEQAITTNLLRAFAGSRAGSAHPAGG; via the coding sequence GTGGAGGGCTACGCAGACCAGAGCAGCGTGGCCGCCGGGCACGAGGTGCAGCTCTTCGTCTCGACCTCGGCCGGCCGGTGGCGGGCCACCGCCTACCGGATGGGCTGGTACGGCGGCAAGCAGGGCGCGTCGGTGTGGCACAGCGGGTGGCAGCGGGGCCGGGAGCAGGCCCGCCCCCGGACGTCGGGGAAGACCCTCACGGTGAAGGCGGGCTGGAAGAGGTCGCTCTCGGTCCCGACCGCCGGCTGGCGTCCCGGCAGCTACCTGATCCGGCTCGAGGTCGCCCACCACGCCAGCTACGTCCCGCTGACCGTCCGGTCGCCGAGCACGCGGGGCCGTCTCGTGCTGCTCGCCCCGGACACCACGTGGCAGGCGTACAACGACTGGGGCGGGCGCAACCTGTACTGGGGCCCGACGGGCAAGAGCGACAGCGCGCACCGCTCCCGCGCGGTCACCTTCGACCGCCCGTACGCGTACGGCCAGGGTGCGGGCGAGTTCCTCGCCCGGATGCTCCCCGTGGTGACGCTCGCCGAGCGGCTGAGGCTGCCGCTCGCCTACGCCGACGACATCGACCTGGAACGGGACCCGCACCTGCTCGACGGGGCCACCGGGGTCGTCTCGATGGGGCACGACGAGTACTACTCCGTGAAGATGCGCGCCAACCTGACCGCCGCCCGCGACGCGGGGACCAACCTCGCCTTCCTGGGGGCGAACGCCGTGTTCCGCAGGATCCGGCTCCAGTCGACGGACCTCGGCCGCTACCGCCTCGAGGTGAACTACAAGGACCCCGCCGAGGACCCGGTCAGCCGGAAGCACCCTAGGCAGACCACGGCGGACTGGCCGGCGAACCCCAGCCCCGACCCGGAGAGCAGCCTCGTGGGCGAGTCGTACGCCTGCTTCCCCGGTGCCGGCGCCCTGGTCGTGCTCGATCCGTCGAGCTGGCTGCTGGCCGGCACCGGTCTGAAGCAGGGCGACACGATCCCGGACGTGCTGGGCCCCGAGTTCGACACCGTCGTCCCGGGCATGCCCGCGCCGCACCCCCTCGACGTGGTGCTGCGGTCCCCCGTCTACTGCGGCCCGTACACCCACGCCGACGCCACCTACTACTCCGCGAAGTCAGGAGCCGGGGTGTTCGACGCCGGCACCATGAGCTGGGTCGTCGGTCTGACCGGGAGCCGCGGGGAGCGGACCCAGCACCTGGAGCAGGCGATCACCACGAACCTGCTGCGCGCGTTCGCCGGCTCGAGGGCGGGTTCGGCCCACCCCGCCGGGGGCTGA